A DNA window from Paenibacillus sp. HWE-109 contains the following coding sequences:
- a CDS encoding DUF2164 domain-containing protein, giving the protein MLKLKLEKEQKDQLISHVQTYFYEERSEEIGALSAEFLLDYMIAEIGPYIYNQAIQDALKLVGDKMVALEDDLHAIEKPLQTKRR; this is encoded by the coding sequence TTGTTAAAATTGAAGTTGGAAAAAGAGCAGAAGGATCAACTTATTAGTCATGTTCAAACGTACTTTTATGAGGAGAGATCAGAAGAAATCGGCGCACTTTCCGCAGAATTTTTATTGGATTATATGATCGCAGAAATTGGACCTTATATTTATAATCAAGCTATTCAAGATGCTTTGAAACTTGTTGGTGATAAGATGGTTGCCTTAGAAGACGATCTTCATGCGATTGAGAAACCGCTACAAACGAAACGAAGATAA
- a CDS encoding DUF1871 family protein, producing MKFRAVSEQTRMNYMMWSIKREILKENAYLLSLTYDPTPIMNRVSQIIDAWDPIGLLDEHSLDDEYEGEARTITIFISKHLQDLNSQTLSKEIQKVFRRSFLDEFQDEEACSEIAAAMILSLQESHSLG from the coding sequence TTGAAATTCAGAGCAGTTTCTGAGCAGACCCGAATGAATTATATGATGTGGAGCATAAAAAGGGAGATTCTCAAGGAGAATGCCTATTTGCTTTCGCTTACTTATGACCCGACACCTATCATGAATAGAGTGAGCCAGATTATCGATGCCTGGGATCCTATTGGACTATTGGATGAGCATAGTCTTGACGATGAGTATGAAGGGGAAGCCCGTACGATTACCATTTTTATATCGAAGCACCTCCAAGATCTGAATTCGCAAACTCTTAGCAAGGAAATCCAGAAGGTGTTTCGGCGGTCGTTCCTTGATGAATTTCAAGATGAGGAAGCCTGTTCGGAAATTGCAGCCGCGATGATTCTTTCCCTGCAGGAGAGCCATTCACTAGGGTGA
- the prpB gene encoding methylisocitrate lyase, with product MSWLIEDEPDQRQLAALFREAVEAGPIVKIPGTHDGMAARLAKQAGFKAIYLSGAAYTASRGLPDLGLIYSNEVAERARELIRAAGLPLLVDIDTGYGGVLNVARTAKEMVEAKVAAVQIEDQDMPKKCGHLNGKKLISCEEMVQKILTIKAVSPTLYLVARTDARSVHGMEEAIARAKRYLAAGADAIFPEALANQDEFKQFAQAVQCPLLANMTEFGRTPYYTAEQFESWGYRMVIYPVTSLRVAAKAIENVLAEINQTGTQIASLPAMQTRGELYKAIRYADYEALDKQIAKTVLPEETGGRSE from the coding sequence ATGTCCTGGCTGATTGAAGATGAGCCCGATCAACGCCAGCTTGCTGCTTTATTTCGAGAGGCTGTAGAAGCGGGGCCAATTGTCAAAATCCCCGGAACGCATGACGGGATGGCTGCGAGATTAGCCAAGCAAGCAGGGTTCAAGGCAATCTATTTATCAGGAGCTGCCTACACCGCCAGCAGAGGGCTGCCTGATTTGGGTTTGATTTACTCCAACGAAGTAGCAGAGCGTGCTCGTGAACTAATTCGCGCAGCGGGGCTTCCTTTGCTGGTCGATATTGATACGGGGTATGGTGGGGTCCTGAACGTGGCTCGCACAGCAAAGGAAATGGTGGAAGCCAAGGTCGCTGCCGTGCAAATCGAGGACCAAGATATGCCTAAGAAATGCGGGCATTTAAACGGGAAGAAGCTCATTTCATGTGAAGAAATGGTACAAAAAATATTAACAATCAAAGCGGTGAGTCCAACGCTGTATCTCGTCGCCAGAACGGATGCCAGAAGCGTTCACGGCATGGAAGAAGCGATTGCACGAGCAAAACGCTACCTGGCCGCTGGCGCTGACGCAATATTTCCTGAGGCTTTGGCCAATCAAGATGAGTTTAAGCAGTTCGCACAAGCCGTGCAATGCCCTCTATTGGCAAATATGACAGAGTTCGGTCGAACGCCCTATTATACAGCCGAACAGTTCGAAAGCTGGGGATATCGAATGGTGATTTATCCCGTGACTTCACTCCGGGTCGCGGCCAAGGCGATCGAGAATGTCTTGGCAGAAATTAATCAAACAGGGACCCAGATTGCCTCGCTTCCTGCCATGCAAACACGCGGTGAATTGTACAAGGCAATTCGGTATGCCGATTATGAAGCCTTGGATAAGCAAATCGCCAAAACGGTCCTGCCTGAAGAGACGGGGGGGCGAAGTGAATGA
- the mmgD gene encoding citrate synthase yields the protein MSDLHRPGLENVIASETAISYLDVDQEEIVIRGYDLIELAQNVTYLDIVGLLLYDVLPSERGRKDLEGDIQREYDLPQNVCSVLALLPPQAHAMDVLRTGISTLASYDPELDDRSHEANVRKALRLLAKVPQIVAYGYRAKCSQPFIEPRKDLSYTANFLYLMTGHVPTQLETDIFDQSLIVYSEHEMPNSTFAARVIASTQSDIYGALTGAVASLKGTLHGGANEAVMAMLLEAGTEEKLESILLAKLQKRERIMGFGHRVYMKKADPRAILMKTALNELAILKNQPQLYNMCVRGEEVMKREKNLHPNLDYYAAPVYYLLGIPIELFTPVFLAARTVGICAHVIEQHDHNRLYRPRVSYTGPRNLHPFTAESL from the coding sequence ATGAGTGATTTGCACCGACCTGGACTTGAAAATGTCATTGCCAGTGAAACAGCCATTTCGTACTTGGATGTGGATCAAGAAGAAATCGTGATTCGTGGGTATGATTTGATCGAACTTGCTCAGAACGTAACCTATTTGGACATTGTGGGACTGCTTCTTTACGATGTTTTGCCTAGTGAACGGGGGCGAAAGGATCTTGAAGGGGATATCCAGAGGGAATATGACCTTCCTCAGAACGTGTGTTCTGTTCTTGCTTTATTGCCACCTCAGGCTCATGCCATGGATGTATTGCGCACAGGGATTTCGACTTTAGCCAGTTACGATCCGGAGTTGGATGATCGATCTCATGAGGCAAATGTGCGCAAAGCGCTGCGGTTGCTTGCCAAAGTGCCGCAAATTGTCGCTTATGGCTATCGAGCCAAGTGCAGCCAGCCGTTCATTGAACCGCGGAAAGATCTATCTTATACCGCTAATTTCTTGTATCTGATGACGGGACATGTCCCAACGCAATTGGAAACGGATATTTTTGATCAGTCACTTATCGTCTATAGTGAGCACGAGATGCCGAATTCAACTTTCGCTGCAAGGGTCATCGCTTCAACGCAATCGGATATCTACGGAGCATTAACTGGCGCGGTTGCCTCGCTGAAAGGGACCCTGCATGGGGGAGCTAATGAAGCCGTGATGGCTATGCTATTGGAAGCAGGAACAGAAGAGAAGCTGGAGTCTATCCTCTTGGCTAAGCTGCAAAAGCGGGAACGCATCATGGGGTTTGGACATCGCGTTTATATGAAAAAGGCGGATCCACGCGCAATTCTTATGAAAACGGCGTTAAATGAGCTAGCCATACTCAAAAATCAGCCTCAGCTATACAACATGTGTGTCCGAGGGGAAGAAGTCATGAAGCGGGAGAAGAATCTGCATCCCAATCTGGACTACTATGCAGCCCCTGTCTATTATTTGTTAGGGATTCCTATTGAGTTGTTCACACCCGTGTTTCTGGCAGCCCGTACGGTTGGGATTTGTGCACATGTGATTGAGCAGCATGATCATAATCGGCTTTACCGCCCGCGCGTGAGCTATACAGGACCACGAAATCTGCATCCTTTCACGGCGGAGAGTCTTTAA
- a CDS encoding bifunctional 2-methylcitrate dehydratase/aconitate hydratase, with the protein MSSFGYSDAKALSFDPLIEEIAEYTLNAKIESAEAFRIARYVLLDSIGTGLLALRFPECTKHLGPVVPGAYLPGGARVPGTRYELEPIHAAFNIGCMIRWLDYNDTWLAAEWGHPSDNLGSIIALADYISRCRISEGKAPFLVKDVLNMSIKAHEIQGVLALENSLNRVGLDHVHLVKVASTAVSTAMLGGNKEAIGSAISQAWIDGASLRTYRHAPNTGSRKSWAAGDATSRAVRLAYMTIGGEIGYTTALTAKTWGFQDALFQGKTLTLGRTLDSYVMEHILFKISYPAEFHAQTAVECALELYPLVHNRLSDIAVITLTTHQSAMRIIDKQGPLHNPADRDHCLQYMVAIGLLYGTLTAEHYEDDIAQDPQIDQLREKMIVVEDPQYSLDYLDPDKRSIANAIQIHYKDGTSTDKVVCEYPLGHRKRREEGLPKVRDKFEANLLTRFPKRKASEIMELSVDEDRLLQMPFHEFMTHFVI; encoded by the coding sequence ATGAGTAGCTTTGGTTACTCGGATGCTAAAGCACTATCCTTTGATCCATTAATAGAGGAAATTGCCGAGTATACACTGAACGCAAAGATCGAAAGCGCGGAAGCTTTTCGAATTGCCCGATATGTCTTACTGGATTCTATTGGAACCGGACTGCTGGCATTACGCTTTCCTGAATGTACGAAGCATTTGGGTCCTGTTGTCCCAGGTGCCTATTTGCCAGGGGGAGCCCGCGTTCCGGGCACCAGGTATGAGTTAGAGCCGATTCATGCGGCCTTTAATATTGGCTGTATGATTCGTTGGCTGGATTATAACGATACATGGCTTGCAGCTGAATGGGGGCATCCATCTGATAATTTGGGCAGCATCATTGCACTTGCCGATTATATAAGCCGCTGTAGGATCAGCGAAGGGAAAGCTCCTTTTCTTGTCAAAGATGTTCTGAACATGTCCATCAAAGCCCACGAAATTCAAGGCGTGCTTGCGCTGGAAAACAGCTTGAATCGTGTGGGCTTAGATCATGTACATCTGGTCAAAGTCGCCTCTACGGCTGTGTCGACCGCGATGTTGGGAGGAAACAAGGAGGCAATAGGCAGCGCGATTTCCCAGGCATGGATCGATGGAGCCAGTCTGCGAACCTATCGTCATGCCCCGAATACGGGCTCGCGCAAATCGTGGGCTGCCGGTGATGCTACGAGCCGCGCGGTGCGACTGGCTTACATGACGATCGGTGGTGAAATAGGGTACACCACGGCGCTAACCGCCAAAACCTGGGGTTTTCAAGACGCTTTGTTTCAAGGGAAAACGCTCACTCTAGGGAGAACGCTTGACTCATATGTCATGGAGCATATTCTTTTTAAAATCTCCTATCCGGCTGAGTTTCACGCCCAAACTGCGGTCGAATGCGCGCTTGAACTGTATCCGTTGGTTCATAACCGTTTGTCAGATATCGCTGTAATCACGTTGACGACGCATCAATCTGCAATGCGAATTATTGATAAACAGGGTCCGCTTCATAATCCTGCTGATCGTGACCATTGTTTGCAGTACATGGTAGCCATCGGGTTGCTTTATGGCACATTAACAGCTGAACATTACGAAGATGACATAGCCCAAGATCCACAGATTGATCAACTTCGCGAGAAAATGATCGTGGTAGAAGATCCGCAGTACAGTTTGGATTATTTGGATCCAGATAAACGTTCAATTGCAAATGCGATTCAAATTCACTATAAGGATGGCACATCAACAGATAAAGTCGTCTGTGAATATCCGCTCGGTCACCGCAAACGGCGGGAGGAAGGGTTGCCTAAGGTAAGAGATAAATTTGAAGCCAATTTATTAACCCGCTTTCCTAAGCGCAAAGCCAGTGAGATTATGGAGCTTAGTGTAGATGAAGATCGCTTGCTTCAAATGCCTTTTCATGAATTCATGACCCATTTTGTTATTTGA
- a CDS encoding 3-hydroxybutyryl-CoA dehydrogenase, whose amino-acid sequence MNIQTIMVVGAGQMGSGIAQVAAASGMKVFLHDTSSEMLNKGLISINSQLHRQVEKGKITADRKAEILSHIHLAEFLEQAEQADLVIEAISENMALKALLFHRLDSLCRPATILATNTSSLPISEIAAVTRRPSHVIGMHFMNPVPIMPLVEVIRGLETSQIVFDEIYQLSEKLGKIPVEVNDFPGFVSNRILMPMINEAIFTVYEGVATAESVDKVMKLGMNHPMGPLELADFIGLDTCLSIMEILYDGFKDPKYRPCPLLRKYVKAGRLGRKSGHGFYVY is encoded by the coding sequence ATGAACATTCAAACCATCATGGTCGTTGGTGCAGGTCAAATGGGAAGCGGGATTGCTCAAGTAGCTGCAGCTTCAGGCATGAAGGTGTTCCTGCATGATACGTCATCAGAAATGCTGAACAAAGGTTTGATATCCATTAACAGCCAGCTTCATCGACAGGTTGAAAAAGGAAAGATAACGGCAGATCGTAAAGCTGAGATTCTAAGTCACATTCATTTAGCGGAGTTTTTGGAACAAGCCGAGCAGGCGGATCTTGTGATTGAAGCCATTTCAGAAAATATGGCTTTGAAAGCCTTGTTATTCCATCGCTTGGATAGCCTATGCCGACCGGCAACAATCTTAGCCACCAATACGTCATCGCTTCCCATTTCAGAAATTGCCGCCGTAACCAGAAGGCCATCGCATGTAATTGGCATGCATTTTATGAATCCTGTGCCCATCATGCCTCTTGTGGAAGTGATCCGCGGATTGGAAACCTCACAAATTGTCTTTGATGAGATATATCAGCTGAGTGAGAAGCTGGGTAAAATCCCAGTTGAGGTGAACGATTTTCCTGGTTTCGTATCCAATCGTATTCTAATGCCAATGATCAATGAAGCCATTTTTACCGTGTATGAAGGTGTGGCTACGGCCGAATCGGTGGATAAGGTGATGAAACTGGGAATGAACCATCCGATGGGGCCATTGGAGTTAGCGGATTTTATTGGATTGGATACCTGTCTCTCCATAATGGAAATCTTGTATGACGGATTCAAGGATCCCAAATACCGACCATGCCCGCTGCTGCGGAAATATGTCAAGGCAGGACGCTTAGGTCGTAAATCCGGGCATGGATTTTATGTGTATTAG
- a CDS encoding acyl-CoA dehydrogenase, with product MQLVLTDEQQMIRSMVRDFAKNEIEPTAAWRDEEEKFDRGLFDKMGELGLTGIPWPEVYGGLGADFLTYALVVEELSRVCASTGVMLSVHTSLTSWAIYKYGTEAQKLRFLKSLAEGKQLGAYSLTESGSGSDAGAMRTTATKEGDSYLLNGSKLFVTNGGEAEIYIVFAMTDLAQKHKGCTAFIVEKGAPGFIFGHKERKLGIRSSPTIELRFENCRIPEENRLGEIGEGFPIAMKCLEGGRIGIAAQALGIAQGAMDVSIAYAKERKQFGKPIGRQQAIAFKIADMATKIEAARLLTYQAAWRESAGLPYGKEAAMAKLFASDTAMQVSIEAVQIFGGYGYTKEFPVERYMRDAKVTQIYEGTNEIQRIVISRMLLAD from the coding sequence ATGCAACTGGTTTTAACGGATGAACAGCAGATGATTCGTTCCATGGTGCGCGATTTTGCTAAGAATGAAATTGAACCTACCGCTGCTTGGAGGGATGAAGAAGAGAAATTCGATCGCGGACTGTTCGATAAAATGGGTGAACTCGGTTTAACGGGCATTCCATGGCCGGAAGTCTATGGCGGGCTTGGTGCAGATTTTCTTACGTATGCCCTCGTGGTTGAGGAACTCTCCCGGGTATGTGCTTCTACGGGTGTTATGTTATCTGTGCATACGTCACTTACAAGCTGGGCGATCTATAAGTATGGTACAGAAGCCCAGAAGCTTAGGTTTTTGAAATCATTGGCCGAGGGCAAGCAGCTAGGGGCTTATAGTCTGACTGAAAGCGGATCTGGTTCCGATGCTGGCGCTATGCGTACGACAGCGACTAAGGAGGGAGACAGTTATCTGCTCAATGGCTCCAAGCTGTTTGTGACGAATGGCGGAGAAGCAGAGATTTATATTGTTTTTGCGATGACGGATCTCGCACAGAAGCACAAGGGATGCACGGCATTTATCGTGGAAAAAGGTGCTCCTGGCTTTATTTTTGGTCACAAAGAAAGAAAACTGGGCATACGTTCCTCGCCTACGATCGAACTTCGCTTCGAAAACTGCCGTATCCCCGAGGAAAACCGATTAGGGGAAATAGGTGAAGGATTTCCGATTGCGATGAAATGTCTGGAAGGAGGACGCATTGGCATTGCTGCGCAAGCACTTGGTATTGCGCAGGGCGCAATGGATGTCTCTATCGCATATGCCAAGGAGAGAAAGCAGTTCGGCAAGCCAATCGGCAGGCAGCAAGCGATTGCCTTTAAGATTGCCGATATGGCAACGAAGATCGAAGCGGCTCGGTTATTGACTTACCAAGCCGCCTGGAGGGAAAGTGCTGGGTTGCCATATGGCAAAGAAGCCGCTATGGCGAAGCTTTTTGCAAGTGATACGGCGATGCAAGTAAGCATCGAAGCGGTCCAAATATTCGGAGGCTATGGGTATACGAAGGAATTTCCGGTAGAGCGTTACATGCGTGATGCCAAAGTAACTCAGATCTACGAAGGAACGAATGAAATTCAACGTATTGTAATTTCCCGTATGCTGCTTGCAGATTGA
- a CDS encoding acetylxylan esterase, which translates to MNAIQKRIDELQLLNPPLTAREDLDEFWHRTLEDGQARPLNGSRIQQPSPLRYVNSYRVTYEGYDDTPIHGWFLVPTFVTGKLPCVIIYPGYTGGSGRPEDYGQWLLMGIAVFAVDVRGQGGDTGNHLPQTSGMTRGWITQGILDKETCYYKAIAVDSLKAVDWVYAQPEIDPAKIGLVGGSQGGGLVLLTAALSDKASLTLANIPNMCHLDHGVLNSTGSLTEVAQYIERNPDKLDQVLATLSYFDMLNLADRIRTPILMSVGLKDTVCLPETIYPVYNRIPSEKYIHAYPFTGHLVTSHHNRLMLDFVAKKWALEGNARDGE; encoded by the coding sequence TTGAATGCAATTCAGAAACGAATAGATGAGCTTCAACTGCTCAATCCCCCTTTGACAGCAAGAGAAGATCTCGATGAGTTTTGGCATAGAACGTTGGAAGACGGTCAAGCAAGACCATTGAATGGCAGCCGCATACAGCAACCGAGCCCACTGCGCTATGTGAATTCCTATCGTGTAACGTATGAAGGTTATGATGATACTCCGATTCATGGCTGGTTTCTGGTGCCCACTTTCGTAACTGGAAAGCTGCCCTGTGTAATTATCTATCCCGGATATACGGGGGGGAGCGGGCGCCCAGAAGATTATGGCCAGTGGTTATTAATGGGGATCGCTGTCTTTGCCGTAGATGTCCGCGGTCAGGGAGGCGATACAGGCAACCATCTTCCACAAACGTCAGGGATGACGAGAGGCTGGATAACCCAAGGAATTCTGGATAAAGAGACCTGTTATTATAAAGCGATTGCGGTGGACAGCCTCAAAGCTGTGGATTGGGTGTATGCACAACCAGAGATTGATCCCGCTAAAATCGGACTTGTTGGCGGCAGTCAAGGTGGTGGACTTGTCCTTCTTACAGCAGCATTAAGTGATAAAGCTTCACTTACCCTAGCGAATATCCCCAATATGTGTCATCTCGACCATGGTGTGCTGAATTCAACAGGCTCCTTGACGGAGGTCGCGCAATACATTGAACGTAATCCGGATAAGCTGGATCAAGTTCTGGCAACGCTTAGTTACTTCGACATGCTGAATTTGGCTGACCGTATTCGCACACCGATTCTCATGTCTGTTGGACTTAAGGACACCGTCTGTTTGCCAGAAACGATTTATCCCGTATACAATCGCATACCAAGTGAAAAATACATACATGCTTACCCGTTCACAGGACATTTGGTGACGAGTCATCATAACCGCTTGATGCTGGATTTCGTTGCTAAGAAGTGGGCTTTAGAAGGGAATGCAAGAGACGGAGAGTGA
- a CDS encoding acetyl-CoA C-acetyltransferase, whose translation MRQSVIVSAARTPFAKFGGALKDVPAVMLGGIAMKEAIRRSSLDPTMIDEVIMGMVLQGGAGQIPSRQAARLAGLDWSVTTETINKVCASGMRSVTLADQIIRSGDAEAIVAGGMESMSNAPYLLPSIRWGARMGDQRIMDLMQHDGLMCPFHQVQMFVHGSEVADEFAIDRQSQDAWALRSHLRAIRAIRNGYMAEEIVPVDIPTKQGTLAITEDEGPRPDTSLLKLSALPALVKNGTITAGNAPSVNDGAAAHLLMSKDKAIEQGIVPLATIVGHATVGERAPYIAITPALAIQKVLRQTGISLDQIDRFEVNEAFAAVLLTCKQQLGWNSERVNVNGGAIALGHPLGASGARIILTLIHELRRLGGGYGIAAICSGAAQGDAILLKVDG comes from the coding sequence ATGAGGCAAAGTGTTATTGTAAGCGCGGCTCGGACGCCATTCGCTAAATTTGGTGGAGCTCTGAAGGATGTTCCAGCAGTCATGCTTGGCGGAATTGCCATGAAGGAGGCAATTAGACGTTCATCGCTGGATCCAACGATGATTGATGAAGTTATCATGGGGATGGTGCTGCAAGGCGGAGCAGGCCAAATACCTTCTCGGCAGGCGGCGCGCTTAGCAGGACTAGATTGGTCCGTTACCACTGAGACGATAAACAAAGTATGTGCTTCTGGTATGCGAAGTGTGACACTTGCCGATCAAATTATCCGTTCGGGCGATGCGGAGGCGATTGTTGCAGGCGGGATGGAGAGTATGAGCAATGCTCCGTACTTGCTGCCAAGTATCCGTTGGGGAGCTCGGATGGGCGATCAGCGGATCATGGATCTTATGCAGCATGATGGTCTGATGTGCCCGTTTCATCAGGTTCAGATGTTCGTGCACGGCAGTGAGGTCGCCGATGAATTCGCTATAGATCGTCAATCTCAGGATGCATGGGCGCTTCGCAGTCACCTAAGAGCTATCCGAGCTATACGGAACGGTTATATGGCTGAGGAGATTGTTCCTGTAGACATCCCAACGAAGCAAGGGACGCTTGCGATTACAGAAGATGAAGGTCCTCGCCCAGATACAAGTCTTCTCAAGCTCTCGGCATTGCCCGCGCTAGTGAAGAATGGGACGATAACCGCAGGCAATGCGCCGAGTGTTAATGACGGTGCAGCGGCTCATTTGCTCATGTCCAAAGATAAAGCCATCGAACAAGGGATAGTGCCGCTTGCAACGATAGTAGGCCATGCAACCGTAGGTGAGCGTGCGCCATATATTGCGATTACACCTGCCTTGGCCATCCAAAAAGTCCTGCGCCAAACGGGGATTTCACTCGATCAAATCGACAGATTTGAAGTGAATGAAGCATTTGCAGCGGTCTTGCTGACCTGTAAGCAGCAGCTGGGGTGGAACTCCGAACGAGTCAATGTGAATGGCGGAGCCATTGCACTTGGCCATCCCCTCGGCGCAAGCGGGGCCCGCATCATTTTAACACTGATTCACGAGCTGCGCCGACTAGGGGGAGGATATGGGATTGCGGCTATTTGCAGTGGAGCCGCCCAGGGGGATGCGATTCTGCTCAAAGTAGATGGGTAA
- a CDS encoding rod shape-determining protein, translating to MLKRMEELFGVDLGTCNTLIYQQRRGIVLQEPSVVAIQTDTGEIKAFGQEAYEMIGRTPANVEVIYPLKDGVIANFDMTLAMLKYFIGKIKSGFRWFRSFHVLISVPCGITNVQKRAVEEMIVHKGARRSATVEEPLAAAMGAGLPVEEPIGSMVLDIGGGTSQVAIISLGGIVVSEAIRRGGMSIDQDIIEYVKRTYNIIIGERTAEDIKKTVAAVMMPVKDIQMNIRGRDLMEGLPTSLTISSNEIYDILNDFMQSLLECIRLAMEKCPPELAGDVMEQGILLCGGGALLEGLDKRLQLELGVPVHLAEDPMACIALGTGKMINFNGAIIDRSIKVMEEDRESVQ from the coding sequence ATGTTAAAGAGAATGGAAGAACTGTTCGGTGTTGATTTGGGCACCTGCAATACGCTGATTTACCAACAACGCAGAGGTATCGTTCTGCAAGAACCGTCTGTCGTCGCCATCCAAACGGATACGGGAGAAATTAAGGCTTTTGGTCAGGAAGCTTATGAAATGATCGGGAGAACACCTGCGAATGTAGAGGTCATTTATCCTTTGAAGGATGGTGTCATTGCTAATTTCGATATGACCTTAGCGATGCTTAAATATTTTATTGGCAAAATAAAAAGTGGTTTTCGTTGGTTTCGCAGCTTCCATGTCCTGATTTCTGTCCCTTGCGGCATTACGAATGTGCAGAAACGTGCCGTGGAAGAAATGATCGTCCACAAAGGTGCAAGACGTTCAGCAACAGTGGAAGAACCGCTTGCTGCAGCTATGGGCGCTGGACTGCCTGTTGAGGAACCGATCGGGAGTATGGTGCTTGATATCGGCGGTGGAACTAGCCAGGTTGCTATCATTTCTCTTGGAGGCATTGTTGTCAGTGAAGCTATCCGCCGTGGCGGTATGTCAATTGATCAAGATATCATTGAATATGTGAAGCGAACGTATAACATTATCATTGGCGAGCGTACCGCTGAGGATATTAAGAAGACGGTTGCGGCGGTTATGATGCCAGTTAAGGATATCCAAATGAACATCCGTGGGCGTGACCTTATGGAAGGATTGCCTACTAGTTTGACCATTTCATCGAATGAAATTTATGATATTCTGAATGATTTCATGCAATCGTTACTGGAGTGCATCCGTTTGGCGATGGAGAAATGTCCGCCGGAGCTTGCCGGTGATGTGATGGAACAAGGCATTTTGCTTTGCGGTGGAGGCGCTCTATTAGAAGGATTAGACAAGCGTTTACAGCTAGAGTTAGGCGTGCCGGTTCATTTAGCGGAAGATCCTATGGCTTGTATTGCTCTTGGGACAGGGAAAATGATAAACTTCAATGGGGCGATTATTGACCGGTCTATCAAAGTGATGGAAGAGGATCGGGAAAGCGTCCAATAA